AGCAACCCGCGTGTGCTCCTGCTCTACAGGAACCCCGACGAGCCGCTCATCATCAGGGACTGGACTCTGCTCGACAAGGCCTCCAAGCTCGCCGTAGCTAAGCACCTAATTAAGGAGCACAAGATAGCCATTGCCCGACTAATCGACGTGATCCCTGTGGGAGGGAGGGGAGCGCGCATGGGGGCTACAGTGAAGCTGGAGAGCGACGAGGGTCTCATCGAGCTGGACGTTGCTCCCACAGCCGTGCTCTCGCTCGACGGGGCGCTCGTCGTCACCACGTACGAGCGCACCTACATAATCGATCCCGAGAGGTCGAGTAAGGAGGCCCTCTGGAAAGCCTCCGCGCTCGCGTTCGAACCCCCTAGTCCATTCCGCAGCCACGGTGTACGCGTGCTGATGGATGTGCTAGCCGAAGCTCTAATAACTGGAGGAGCGTAGGCGGGGCGTGATACCACCCCTCGAGCTTGAGAGGAGGGCGCGTCAAGCCCCCCGCCTCGAGCAGCGCGCCTTCGACCTATCCCTCTCCCGGGCAATCGCCAACCTCGAAAGGGAGCACCAGATAGTCTACCACCCCGGTGAGATAGTGCCTGGCGACCCCTCGATGGTTAAGGACGTCTTTGAGGCTGGCTTGCAGCTCCTCCTCGAGTTAGGTGTCTACATCGTTGAGCTGGGCAGCGCAGCTAAGGTGAGCGAGGAGGAAGTCCGGGACGCTTTGAGCTCAGCCAAGGGCGAGGTGCAGCTAGGGGTTGGCGCCGATTCGAGGGTTCTCAGCGTTAGGAAGCCGGCCTCAAGGAGTAAGCCCTTCGTCTTCGGCGGCTACGCCGGCACTCCGACACCGGAGGAAATCTTCAAGCCGAGCGCGCTCAGCTACGCGCTCGAGCCCCTCGTCGACGCTCTCGACCACGGCAGCTTGACGAGCGTGGCCGGCTTAAGCCTTGCTCGCTCGGCCCCCAGCGAGGTTGAAGCGACGCTCCTCGAGATCCGGCTACTGAGGGAAGCCATCGAGGAGGCTGGCAGGCCTGGCCTGCACCTGCTCGCCTGCGAGAGCAGCGCGAGCGCGGTGGCCAACGCCGCCGCCATGGCTTCCGGTCTGCTGCGCAGGAGCGATGCGCAGCTGATCCCGATCCTCAATGAGATGAAGGTGGGCTACGACCAGCTGCTGAAGGCGCGCACCGGCCGCCTGTACGGTGTTCACAACGCGGCTCTGGTGGATCCGATAGTCGGCGGCTTCGCCAGGGGCGCGGCCGGCACAGCGATCTGCGCGGTAGCTGAGGCGCTAGCGTCGATGGTTGCCTACGGGGCCTCATACGTGCTGGTGCACCCCTACCACATCCACCTCAAGGCCACGAGCGCGAGGGAGTGCCTCTGGGTTGAGGCGGTTCTGGGCTTAGCTGGTGAGAGGCTCGGTGTACCCCTCGTCGGCGACGTGTGGCCGGCGAACGGGGGCGGCTGCGCGGAGATGCTGTACGAGATCGCCGCCAACTCCA
The nucleotide sequence above comes from Thermofilaceae archaeon. Encoded proteins:
- a CDS encoding monomethylamine:corrinoid methyltransferase; protein product: MIPPLELERRARQAPRLEQRAFDLSLSRAIANLEREHQIVYHPGEIVPGDPSMVKDVFEAGLQLLLELGVYIVELGSAAKVSEEEVRDALSSAKGEVQLGVGADSRVLSVRKPASRSKPFVFGGYAGTPTPEEIFKPSALSYALEPLVDALDHGSLTSVAGLSLARSAPSEVEATLLEIRLLREAIEEAGRPGLHLLACESSASAVANAAAMASGLLRRSDAQLIPILNEMKVGYDQLLKARTGRLYGVHNAALVDPIVGGFARGAAGTAICAVAEALASMVAYGASYVLVHPYHIHLKATSARECLWVEAVLGLAGERLGVPLVGDVWPANGGGCAEMLYEIAANSIVAASCGLNLLGPAPANGEKPHGSGLEARFMAEVGAAAAALKPSNAAELAGELLRFYESSLRNPNPGVPFGELYDLERREPAPWWASVYRRVREHVADLGLELE